In one window of Heterodontus francisci isolate sHetFra1 chromosome X, sHetFra1.hap1, whole genome shotgun sequence DNA:
- the LOC137358649 gene encoding keratin, type II cytoskeletal 8-like: MQSMKQSEYSSSSAGSFGQLRNAELGSNVRKSTVTTVKSTEQVRSPSYRTTINTSTAFNQEIDPHIQVIRQEEKDQIKTLNNRFAGFIDKVRHLEQQNKMLETKWSVLQQQGDSSSDCEDLYKAYINALTRQLETLKHDKGRLDSELHQMHNSVTGLKIQYEDELNTRAGAENDFVTLKKNVDDSYLMKHQLVDKLDGFVSELDFLRQVYDEELQELRAQIKDIAVTVELDNNRDVDFNELIASMKEQYDILALKSRDEAQAVYKSKFNQLSQSTGKYDDDLRLIKSDLTETTRKIMKMNSEIESLKGQRAGLEAAISEAEEQGDINLKKTKAKISELNNEIIRAKQEAATKTREYQDLLNVKIALDFEIAAYRKLLEGEEDRIGQQQKAILHVNTTPAISGSRTSYSRSYSSESQESFAHGGNAQDASRGSSTKKAIMVKTVQSTQRNVH, encoded by the exons ATGCAGTCAATGAAACAATCTGAGTACTCTAGTAGCAGTGCAGGGAGCTTTGGCCAGCTTCGCAATGCCGAATTGGGAAGTAATGTGAGAAAGAGcacagtcacaactgtaaagagTACTGAGCAAGTCAGGTCTCCATCTTACCGAACCACCATCAACACCTCCACTGCATTCAACCAGGAGATCGATCCTCACATCCAAGTGATTCGACAAGAAGAGAAAGACCAGATCAAGACACTCAATAACCGCTTCGCAGGCTTTATTGACAAG GTTCGTCACCTTGAGCAACAAAACAAAATGTTGGAGACCAAATGGTCCGTCTTGCAGCAGCAGGGAGATTCCAGTTCCGACTGTGAGGATCTGTACAAGGCATACATCAATGCCCTCACCCGACAGCTGGAAACTTTAAAGCATGACAAGGGTCGGCTGGATAGCGAACTGCACCAAATGCATAACTCAGTCACCGGACTCAAAATCCA ATATGAAGATGAGCTGAATACTCGCGCAGGAGCCGAAAATGATTTTGTTACTTTGAAGAAG AATGTCGATGATTCATACCTGATGAAACACCAACTTGTGGATAAACTGGATGGATTTGTTAGCGAGCTTGACTTCCTGAGACAGGTCTATGATGAG GAACTCCAAGAACTGCGAGCACAAATCAAGGATATTGCTGTCACTGTTGAACTTGATAATAACCGTGATGTCGACTTTAACGAGCTCATTGCGAGCATGAAAGAACAGTACGATATTTTGGCACTCAAGAGTCGTGATGAGGCTCAGGCTGTGTACAAATCCAAG TTCAATCAATTGTCTCAGTCCACTGGGAAATATGATGATGATCTGCGTCTCATCAAAAGTGACCTTACAGAAACAACCAGGAAAATCATGAAAATGAACTCTGAGATCGAATCCCTTAAGGGTCAG CGCGCTGGGTTGGAAGCAGCAATCAGTGAAGCTGAAGAACAGGGAGACATAAATCTGAAAAAGACCAAGGCTAAGATTTCTGAACTCAACAATGAGATAATCAGAGCCAAGCAGGAGGCAGCCACTAAAACCCGGGAATACCAGGACCTACTGAATGTCAAGATTGCCCTGGATTTCGAAATTGCCGCCTACAGGAAATTGCTGGAGGGAGAGGAGGACAG GATTGGTCAGCAGCAGAAGGCAATTCTTCATGTTAACACCACACCAGCCATCTCTG GTTCTAGGACCTCATATTCCAGAAGTTACTCAAGTGAATCTCAGGAATCCTTCGCACATGGAGGCAATGCTCAAGATGCCTCCCGAGGTTCGTCCACAAAGAAGGCCATCATGGTCAAGACTGTTCAATCAACTCAAAGAAATGTCCACTAA